The following is a genomic window from bacterium.
ATGGATTATAATGGACAAAAGCGTTCAAGTCAAATCTTAATTGGGCATAATTCAATGTGTAAATGCCTATGAAAAATTATTTCGTCAAGAAAACAAATGCTCCTTCACCTTAAATTAAAAATTATACATTCAATTATGATGGGTAATATAACCGTTATAATGGGTTTATAAACCCATTATGCATATTAAAAGGATATATATATGTTTTTGAATATAAGATAACGTTTTGTATAACAATAAAGTATGAATACTATTTATTATGGCACGGTATTAGCTCTATAATATTGTGAAGTTATTCTAAAAGGAGGTTACTATGCCAAGGAAGAAATTGCCGAGGGCTTTAAAAAAGTGTGAACGAGAAGGGTGTGAAAATACTTTTATTATCAAAGTTGGTGCGAAATATATTCCTAAATATTGTTCAAGTCGATGTGCCGCTTTGGATACAAGAGATGCTCGAAGAAGACGAGTTCGTCGGCATAAAAGCGATTATAACGCCCCGAACCCAAAGGAAACGCGAGCAGTCAGCCTTACTCAGATCCAAAACTATCCTGTCAATTTCTCAGATGATGGCGGGAAATTTGCAAAGATGCTAAATAGGATATTAGCAGGTGAAGTGTCCTATTTAGGCGTCGATTAAACCCATTCATTTACATCCTTATAGCTCAGTTATCTGTGAGATAACTGAGCTTTTTTAATAATGAATAATCATATTAATTCCCCAGAAAATAATTCACCAAATATCAAAATAAAATAAGATCGAGTTAAAATATCACAATTAAAAAATATATATCAGAAAAGCTATTTTTTTAGACGGACGTCGGATTTTTTCGTCGGGAGGAAAATTTGCTTTACGACGACGAAAAAAAACGTCGGGAGACCGGAGTTAAATCGCGGATGCTAACTCGATGTTTGGCCTGCCTCACGCGGACCTTGAGAACGAAGATCGAGAAGGGCGACGCCCACCGAGGAGAGAGGTATGAGAATTATACTATTTGTTTAGAATAAAGCTATTTTTGAGGGCTAGGTTCGCCGGGACAATGGAAATCAGCAATATATTCGGTCATTTCTTCAGCATCGTGTATATCGTGAAGTTTGAGTGCGGTTTGACGAACATAACTGTCCGTAGCTTGAACGGCTGCAAGAATAATTGAATCCGAAATGAATAATAAATTGCGTGGTATCCTTATTTTACCAGTGTCGTGGATTAATCGAGTTGTTTCTTCGAGGGGTTTTAATAAATCTGTAAAATGTATGGCATCTAGTTCTGGAAGGTTTCGTACGACATCCTCTATTGAGAAACCATCGATAAGCCTCAGTCTCAGCATGAGGAATTCAGCCACTCGCTTTGGAAGATCGAGTATCTCAACAAAATCCCATAATTGCTGGGCGGAATTTATTTTCTGTATAAATGTTCGAACGTTTTTTAAGACGGACATACGAAGCCAACGAGGAGGTCCTGGAATATATGTGTGAGCGCCCGGTCCCAAACCTATATATCCTTCTCCAGTCCAATACTTGAGATTATGCTTACTCTTAAAACCAGCTTTCGCAAAATTCGATAACTCGTAATGCTCATAGCCAGCTTCAGTGAGTTTTTTCAGAGCTGAATAATACATTTTGCTTTCAGATTCGGGTCTAACCGACGATATAAGCCCTTTCCTTAGGGCATATGCAAAAGGAGTGCCCTCTTCGTATGATAAACAGTAAATCGAAACATGATCGGGTTCAAGCTCTATAGCCCTATTAATAGTGGTTTCCCATTCTTCAAGCTCTTGACCCGGAACACCAAAAATCAAATCCAGCGATGTAGTGAAGGCACTACGCTTGAGTATATTAAAAGCGGTAACAGTCCTTTCGGCTGTGTGTTTACGCCCTAGAACCATAAGTTGGCGTTGAACGAGCGATTGAGCCCCCAATGATACACGCGTAATTCCGTTATCATTGAGGAGAGAGGCTAATTCTTCGGTAACATTTTCGGGGTTAACCTCTATGGTTATCTCCGTTCCCTCAGATAGAGGCAATATTTTCTTTAAGCCTTTTATCAAGTTTGTTAATTGAGTAAAAGTAAGGCTGGTTGGTGTTCCTCCACCTATATAAAGTGTATCTGCTTGAGGAAAATTAGACCTTCTAGCATGTTCGAGCAAAGCGGGTATGTAATCATCGGCGAGATAAGCAGCATAAAGTGTGGAATAGAAACCACAATAAGGACATTTTTCACCGGAACAAAATGGAATATGGACATAGCAACCGTAACTCATATAATCTTCTTACCTATTCGATTAAATCCTATCCTTCCGAGGCCATGGAAAAGATTGTAAAAAAAAGATTTAACATAATCGGGTGGTGAATTAAGAGAGGGTGTGTTGGGATCTGGTTTCCAAGAAAAATAGATATATTTGGGTTTCCCAATTATGTTATCTTTCGGCAATTCGGCCCAATTCCTTGAATCTATGCTATTATCCCGGTTATCTCCAAGAATAAAATAAGTGCCGGCTGGCACTTGAAAGGGACCGAAATAGTCTCTCTGTGAAAGAAGCGATTTATCGACGTGGCGGTCCTCGAAGAATACCGAGGATGATTCAAAATACTGAAGATTATCAACATAAACTGTTTTTTTGTAGATCTGCACTGTCTGACCTTCAGAGGCAATTATTCTTCCGAATCTATATTGAGAGCGTTCAGGGGGATACTGGAATACAATAACATCCCCAATAGAATAATCATCTCCTTCATCGGCGAAATTAACCATGATAAAATCGCCTTGCTTAACGGCTCTTTCCATATAATCCGATGAGACTACAAATCCCCTAATATTGCCTAGAATTGGATACGCGATTATAACGCCTATAACTATTGAGATAGCAACCCAGGCAAAATAGTTAGTTTTCTTTTTCCGATCTTTTTTTCTCGAAATTCTATTGGGATGATCCATTGTATTTCCTCAAAACTAAACTTCTATAAAAAAACTGCGATGTCTAATTCTAAATTAAAGGAATAAATACCCCTTTGGTCAACATAAAACTTCATGTTGCCATTAAATATCGAAGAAAAAAAATAGGCGTAGAAAAACTCCATGCCTATAAATCCAATTATGACAATTAGGTTATTCTAATTGCGAAGTGCAATTTGGACATCGCTTTGCCGGAATTGGTATAGCTGTGAAGCAATACGGACAATCCTTGGTTGTCGGTTCGGCCGGAGCTTCTTCTTCTTTGCGTTTCATCGAGTTTAACCCTTTGATTACCATAAAGATAGCAAAGGCGACGATGATAAAACTCACTATGGACATAATGAAAACGCCATAGTTCATAGTTAATTGTTACTGCTCCGACTGCCCGAGCATCTGCGAGTGTGCCGTAAGGCCCCGGTTCGCTTCCAACCTTTATCACTGAAAAAAGGTTAGCGAAATCAACATTGCCAAGAAGAAGGCCTATGGGTGGCATAATTACATCGGCTACCAATGATTTTATAATCACTCCGAATGCTCTGCCGATTACAACCGCGACCGCCAGATCGACAACATTACCGCGCATAACGAAAGTTTTAAATTCTTTAAGCTAATATCCGCCTTTTCCTACATGAACTTATATGTAAGGCCTAGTGAAAGAGTTTCTTTATGACGGCCTTTAAGATCGATTTCCTTGTCATAAAGCAGCTGAAAGTATAAATTTACCATCAGATATTCTGTGATATTTGCTGTAAATGCGTGTTCCCAGTTAATATCGGGCGCTTTCCAATAATCTCCATTTGGAAGACCCTCGAGGTCCTCGGATTCAGAATTGAAAAGAGCTGTGAATATCAAGAATCGAGTATTGTATGCGATCCTCTCCTGCGCTAATGGCGTTCGAAGCTCGGTGACGAACTCGACACCACCGTCGTTTGTGGTCTGCGTTTCATTATGAAAAGGGTCAACAACCGTAATCAAAACGTCGCGGTCGATGCTTTGGCGAATACCCATACCGAGACGCGCCGTCCATTCGCGCTTTTCAGCCTTCATCAGAAGGCGCGCGATACCCGCGCTTTCTGAAAGTCTCATCGGATTGAAATAACGCTTATTAGTCACAACCCTCGAATCGTAAAACTGACTTTCGAGGCGACCGGAAGCATAAGGATCGACAAGAGTGCCCAACGTGAAGCGGAACACGGTTTCGAAATCGATAAGGTCGGTGGCTTTAGTTGGCGCCTGCCATTCGCCCGTCGTTGCGGACTGGACATGCGTCTGGCCAAAGGAAAGTTTAAGTGTGTTCTTAGTGTTTACCAATTGTGTAAGCTGTTTTTCAGCGAGGCCGTTTATATTCGCCGTCCAGTTGATCCCGCCGACATCGCCGCCCGCCCAGTTTTCGCTGTAGTTATTAAGCGCGAACATGGCATTAGCATCGAGAGCCAACTCCCATTCACTTGCAAATGAGGCACAGCAAGCAAATAAAAGAATTAAAAAAAACCTGTTTTTCATATTTCTCCTTTTATATTTGGTCCCTTACTATTTTATTACACAATAATAAAAAAAGTTATTAAACAAAATGTTATTATAATTAAATTATGGGACATAGGTTCCTCACTTAATAGAAGGATGTCCCTTCAGGTTGGGTTTTATAGCTTGTATTGAAAACCTAAACCAACCGGCACCGAACCTTTCGGTAAACCAAAGGGGGCAACCAATGTAGGGTATATTGGAATAGAAATTTATCGTAAGTTTACTGAAGCAATATTTGGGGTGAATAGGTAAAAGAAATAGAACATAAATGTCTCGAACACAATACCCCAATTGGAATTAGAGAGTTCTTCGCAAATTTTCGAGCGCATTGGGTTGGCACTGCTTACCTTCGGGGACAAACTTATAATTTGATGTCGTCTGAAGACGGATATATGCTACGCTTCAAGCGCAAAAACAGGACGAAAATTCACCTCACGCTTGATTCCCAATTGGGTTAGGAATGACACGGGTGCGCCACCGTCGCGCCCCTTGTATCTATATGATTTATTTTACTGAAAAACTTATTTTCATCCATATATTGGGCAGCATGGATGCTAAGAAGAAAATAGCGATTGCACTGATGTCCGGTGGCCTCGACAGCATACTCGCGGCCAAGATAATCGCAGACCTCGGTAGATTTCTTGTCGTGGGCTACCATTTCCATCACCCATTTTTACAAAAGGCTTCGCAGGTGGGTATCACGGCGGTCGAGAGTCAAGCCCGAAGCATAGGTATCCCGCTTATAATCGACTCAGACTACACCGGATTTATCGAGATGACTAAAAATCCTATTTATGGTCGCGGTAAGGGCGCGAATCCTTGCAGGGATTGCCGTATATTTATTTTAAAAAGAGCGAATAGGATTCTAAAAGCTTTAGGCGGAGATTTTTTGGTTTCTGGCGAAGTTGTTGGCCAGCGACCTATGAGTCAGATGAAAAATTGGCTTTTGATGATAGAAAAAGAGGCTGGTGTTAGCGGAATTCTCCTAAGGCCGCTTTCGGCCAAGATATTGAACCCATCTCTTCCAGAAAAAGAGGGCTGGATTTCTCCCCAAGAATTATACGACTTCTCCGGACGAAGTCGTAAGGATCAGATTGTGCTGGCACAGAAAATGGAAATAAGCGAATATCCCACGCCGGCCGGCGGATGTCTTCTCACAGAAAAATCTTTTTCTACAAGATATTTCGACTTGATAAAACACTGTCCTAAATTCGGTCTAGATGAATTGAAAACCCTAAAGCTCGGACGGCATTTAAGATTACCCTCGGGCATCAAAGTAATTATCGCTCGGGACAAAATAGAAAGCGAGATTATTTATGCTTATATTGGGATATCATGGGTCATGACAACATCGAATATTCCCGGGCCCTATGCTCTTCTGGATAGAGAGCCTGATTCAGCGGAAATCTTGGAGATAGGAGCTTTGATCGCGTCATACTCAAAAGCTAGGTGCGAAAAAAGTGTGGAGATACTAATATTTCCCCCAAAGGGTGTGCAAAAAACCGAGTCGGTCAAACCAGCCGATAAGGCGGAATACTCCAATTATCTTCTTTGACCAAAAGGGCTATCGGTGCCCTCATCGAAAGCAATATCGGAAAGCGCTTTACGCTTAGGTTCATGTTCTGTAAGTTCCTCTTTCGGCCAACCGACCGCCAAAATCGAGATGACTTTCCAGTTGTCTGGCAAGTCGATTATACCACGAAGCTTCTTCTCGCTGAACCAGCCAACCCAGCATGTGCCAAGACCCATTTCCGCCGATGCGAGAACAACATGCTCGATGGCAATGGCGATATCGATGGTCGCTAAATCTACAGTCAATAGCTTTCCCACGGTCTTATGATAAACCTGCCCCGGTTCAGCGCAACACACTAAAAGACAAGGCGCTTTAGACATCCACGGTTTATTAAATGCTACCAAAGCAGGCGCCGCTCCAGAAATAGCTTTTATTCGCTTTGGCTCTCTAATAATAATAAATCGCCACGGTTGAGTGTTGTTGCTGCTCGGCGATAAACGAGCAGCATCGAGAACCTCCGAAAGCTCCTCGTCTGTTACCGGGCGATCTGAAAACTTTCGAACACTCCTGCGCTTCCGACAAATCGAAATAAATGGATTACTTCCCATAAAAAGAAAAATATAAAACTAATGGCAAAAGGCAAGGGGAAAAAAGGCTGGCGCGGGGTGAAGAATGGGGAAGAACGGAAGTTCCTGCGGCAAAGAGGCAGCGGTTATTAATAGGGTTCCATAGCAGGAACCGTGACAGCCTTTTGTTTGACTCGGAAAAGGTTTGACAAAACACGAAATAAAAATTATTTTAGTAGCCTAAAAAAATGTATCTGGAGGAAAAATGAGAAAATACCTTGCCATGCTAATTCTACTGGTTCTGCCTTTAGCACTGATAGCCCAATATGGGCAAGTAAAGAAACCCTACCCAGATATCGGGCTTAAAACAGCAGGCCTAAAGGTAGGTCCCGCTATCCCGGATTCGCCTTATAAAATTGGTTTTGCTTTTGCTGTTACCGGCGACTTTGGGAAATTGCACGAAATCGTGGGTCTCGAGGTTAATGTCGAGTATTTTAGAGTAACAAAAACAGTCCAACAAATATATACTAATTCGCATTCAGATATGTCTATATCGGCTACGGTTAAACTTATGCCCAAAGTCACGAGTCTTCCATTTGAACCTTATCTCGGTGGTGGACTTGGATTCCATTACCTCACCGATACTCCCGATGAGACGCTCCGGGCATATGATCCCATCGAACATGACGCAAGACCAGAGATACATCTTGTCGTGGGGGGGGTGTTTGACATCACCGAAGAGATGAAGGGAGTGGCTTGTTTCAAGGTCAATCTTTCTGACATCTCAACATATAACCCATATATTGGAGTTTTTTTCGAGCTATAGTATTCTCAAATAAGCAGTTAGACGAAAAGGGTTGCTTTTAGGCAGCCCTTTTTCTATATTATAACGATCAATAACATTGTTTAAAGATGAAAATAATCAATAAATTAGCACTTTCGTTTGTTATACTTTTTTCGGTTGCTTTAGCAACTCCTTTCAGTATTACTTTTACTTCAGTTTCCGATTTTTCTTCAGGCGAACTCCACAATATCATTGTAGAACCTGACCCGGTATTTCCTGATGGTGCTTTGGCTCTGATCGAGGCCGACACTATAAGAGTTCTTCAAGTATTCCCTGCCGGGCATTGTATAGATTGTATCGACAGGACGGTCGATAGCCTCTCGCACTTCGGGACTCCACCGCTTAATTTCGATATCGAGGTAACCACAATCGATGTTTGGAATGAAATCGACAGCCTCGGAGATTCTTTTCAAGCTGCCGATCCTATTAGTCTCGACCTTTTCGAGCGGAATCTGCATCAATATGATATTATTTTTTTCGGCATTGCCAATGGATACGGTGAAGAGAGTAATGACTTAAGTAATAGCGGAAAAAGAATGGTTCGCCAATTCGCCGGTCTTGGGCGAGGGATAGTTCTTACTCACGATACTATAGCTAAACGCGAAGGACCTTTCGGAAGCCATTCTATTGGCACATTCATTCATGAGAATTTCAACGACATCGATGACGTTACCGGCCTCGATGCCGAATGGGTTTCTCAATTAGAACCTTATAATCTATACTATCATGTCGAACGGCTATCATCCGCTCCGGTCGATGCTTCTATCTTGAATTACCCATTCGAACTTCCTACAGAATTCGACATAACTGCCTGCCACGAATTTGGCGAACATTATTCCTCTGGGCAGGTTTGGTTTGCTGGCCCCGACGACCAGATATATATGCATTCATATTATTCTCCAGAATATGGAAGTTATGCTTCTTATTTTTCAACAGGACACGCCGAGGAGTGGCACGGCTCTTCTTTCCGTCCCGCAGAATGGGAAGGTAAGGCGATGATCAACGCCATGTATTACTCCTATTTCGGTGGGCTAGGCTCTGGTGTTTATACGAGCTCCGTTTTCGCAGCTCCTTGCCCGGGAGGTCTTTATGAAATGTCTTGTGATGTCGATACCGCTGGAGGCTCTTCTGTTACAATCGAACTGGCATCATCTATTGATGGAGTTTTATGGAGTCCATGGTTTATTATAACCTCAGGTGGAGTGATACCACCCATCGCTGCGGAGGGGCCTTTTTATCGCTACAAAGTATATATGTCCCGAAGTCTCACCAGCGACCCTTTGTTACATTCAATCTCATTTAATTTTGATCTTCCTTCGCCGGAGCTTGAACTTATTTCACCGCCTGTAAGCTCTTTCTATTCTTGCAGTTGTGGCGTAATAACCTGGCAAGTTCACTCAGAAAGCCCCATCGAGATAGCTAGCGCCTATATCGATGTGAACTCGGTTATTTTCGGTCCCTCGAGATGCGCGTATTCAGCTATAGATTCTACCTTCGAGTTTTTGGGACCGGATTCCTGTTGGAAACATGGTGTTACCTATTACGGTCTCATCGATGTGCTGACAGAGGAATCCGGTTGTCCTCGCACTGGGGATACGACTTTTGTTTTCACTTCAGACCTCAGGCCGCCGGTGTTTTCGATGCTTTCCCCATCTCCAGGAGAAATAATTGGGGACGATACGCCAATAATTATTGCTACGGTTTTCGATAGCACTTCAGGTATTGAGAACTCGTTATTTAAGTGGGTAATCGAGGGCGATACCGTCCATTGGAGTGAAACCGGACTCAGTTGGAACGGGACGACGAGAAGGCTCAGTTACACAACCTCTGCTATTGGTTTATCCCTTTCGGGAGTCGTTGAAGTTTGCGCTATTGCCGGAGATAATGCAATTGGTTGTGGGGCAAATATGGCCGATACATGCTGGAGTTTCTATGTCGATAATATTGGACCACAGGCCGAACTAATATCGCCGCATAATGGCTTCCTTTCGTGTGATAGCTTTAGCGCTGTTTTTATTTTATCTGATACTATGAATATTGACTTGGGCACTATCGTCTTATCCATCGGAAGCGATACTCTCTTTTACCCGGAGAGTATGGAATTCTTCGCTGGCACGCTTTATGTATTCACGGATATTCTCACAACAGATGGCGATACTATTTTAGTTCGTTTTGAACGAATAGAGGACCTTCTCGGCAATAATAGTGCACCACTGGACTTTCAAATAATTATCGATAAATCGCCCCCTTATGTTTGGGATAAAATTCCATCTGATAGCGCTTATGTTGGCCTTTCGGCGCCCCAAATATCTTTCAGATTGAGTGATTCTTTAAGCGGGATCGATGAAGACAGTATCGCTATTTTTGTCGATGGAATCGAATACTCAATTTACGATGGGGTGTGGGATGGCGAATTATTGATTCTCGATGGTTCTTCACTCGGATGGGATTTCGAACACAACGATTCGATTACGGTTTGTCTTCGTGCAGTCGATTTGGCCTCAGTATGCGGCCAAAATGCTATGGAAGAATGCTGGTTTTTTCGAGTGAATTTACTCGGCCCACAGTGTTATATTGTCGGCCCACCCGAAAGTTCTATTGTTGGTTGCGACAGTTTCGCGATCTGTTTTATCCTTGATGATCCTAATGGCCTCAATTATTCCACCCTATCGTTTACAGTAAATGAAATCCTCTACACTATCGATTCCCCGGAGGTGTCGATTTCGTTCGATACAGTGAGTTTTGTGTCTTCATGGTCACACAGCGATGTTGTTACTGTCCGAATTGTTAGCGCTGAGGATTCGCTCGGGAATATTCTCGATATGCCTTGCGAATGGTCGTTCCAAGTGGATCTTCTGCCACCGAATTTTGAATATATCTCACCCTCCAACGCTGGAGTAGTGGACACAGCTCAGCCTGTAATTACGGCGGTTATAACTGACCCCTCCGGGATAACGAATTCCTCCATTGAATTCTGTGCCGCCGGCGACTGCTGGGATTTCTACGATACGCCATCGCCTTTCTCTTTTATTGGCGATACTTTGGTTTTCAACCCGATTTTAATACACCATTTCTTCGATGAAGAATCTGTTTTTGTCAGCATTCACGCATGCGATAGCACAGTTTGGTGTGGCCCGAATTGCTCGGATACTTCTTGGTTTTTCTGGATTGATAAATTCGGTCCACACGCCAATCTTATTGAGCCTGACAGAGGGGTTTACTCCAGTTGCCCGGATCAGGGATTTATGGCCAATTTGTTTGATCCATCCGGGATGATTATGGACTCAATAGAGCTTGCTGTTAATGATGTTCCTTATCGATGGCCTAATAGCGCATTGTTCTACAACGCCGATACCCTTGCTTTTGCTCCCTCGATTGATTGGAACCACCTCGATACGCTTGTTTTCGAGTTGTATTCGGCTTATGATTCCCTAGGTAATCCACTTCAGGACACGATTCTGACACAGGTTATTATTGATCTCGAACCTCCGGAGTTGCAGATAATTCAACCTTTTCCCGGCACAAATAATGCTTTACCTCAGTGCACTGTAAAGGTT
Proteins encoded in this region:
- the hemW gene encoding radical SAM family heme chaperone HemW gives rise to the protein MSYGCYVHIPFCSGEKCPYCGFYSTLYAAYLADDYIPALLEHARRSNFPQADTLYIGGGTPTSLTFTQLTNLIKGLKKILPLSEGTEITIEVNPENVTEELASLLNDNGITRVSLGAQSLVQRQLMVLGRKHTAERTVTAFNILKRSAFTTSLDLIFGVPGQELEEWETTINRAIELEPDHVSIYCLSYEEGTPFAYALRKGLISSVRPESESKMYYSALKKLTEAGYEHYELSNFAKAGFKSKHNLKYWTGEGYIGLGPGAHTYIPGPPRWLRMSVLKNVRTFIQKINSAQQLWDFVEILDLPKRVAEFLMLRLRLIDGFSIEDVVRNLPELDAIHFTDLLKPLEETTRLIHDTGKIRIPRNLLFISDSIILAAVQATDSYVRQTALKLHDIHDAEEMTEYIADFHCPGEPSPQK
- the lepB gene encoding signal peptidase I is translated as MDHPNRISRKKDRKKKTNYFAWVAISIVIGVIIAYPILGNIRGFVVSSDYMERAVKQGDFIMVNFADEGDDYSIGDVIVFQYPPERSQYRFGRIIASEGQTVQIYKKTVYVDNLQYFESSSVFFEDRHVDKSLLSQRDYFGPFQVPAGTYFILGDNRDNSIDSRNWAELPKDNIIGKPKYIYFSWKPDPNTPSLNSPPDYVKSFFYNLFHGLGRIGFNRIGKKII
- a CDS encoding DUF3078 domain-containing protein → MKNRFFLILLFACCASFASEWELALDANAMFALNNYSENWAGGDVGGINWTANINGLAEKQLTQLVNTKNTLKLSFGQTHVQSATTGEWQAPTKATDLIDFETVFRFTLGTLVDPYASGRLESQFYDSRVVTNKRYFNPMRLSESAGIARLLMKAEKREWTARLGMGIRQSIDRDVLITVVDPFHNETQTTNDGGVEFVTELRTPLAQERIAYNTRFLIFTALFNSESEDLEGLPNGDYWKAPDINWEHAFTANITEYLMVNLYFQLLYDKEIDLKGRHKETLSLGLTYKFM
- a CDS encoding nitroreductase family protein — its product is MGSNPFISICRKRRSVRKFSDRPVTDEELSEVLDAARLSPSSNNTQPWRFIIIREPKRIKAISGAAPALVAFNKPWMSKAPCLLVCCAEPGQVYHKTVGKLLTVDLATIDIAIAIEHVVLASAEMGLGTCWVGWFSEKKLRGIIDLPDNWKVISILAVGWPKEELTEHEPKRKALSDIAFDEGTDSPFGQRR
- a CDS encoding gliding motility-associated C-terminal domain-containing protein, producing the protein MKIINKLALSFVILFSVALATPFSITFTSVSDFSSGELHNIIVEPDPVFPDGALALIEADTIRVLQVFPAGHCIDCIDRTVDSLSHFGTPPLNFDIEVTTIDVWNEIDSLGDSFQAADPISLDLFERNLHQYDIIFFGIANGYGEESNDLSNSGKRMVRQFAGLGRGIVLTHDTIAKREGPFGSHSIGTFIHENFNDIDDVTGLDAEWVSQLEPYNLYYHVERLSSAPVDASILNYPFELPTEFDITACHEFGEHYSSGQVWFAGPDDQIYMHSYYSPEYGSYASYFSTGHAEEWHGSSFRPAEWEGKAMINAMYYSYFGGLGSGVYTSSVFAAPCPGGLYEMSCDVDTAGGSSVTIELASSIDGVLWSPWFIITSGGVIPPIAAEGPFYRYKVYMSRSLTSDPLLHSISFNFDLPSPELELISPPVSSFYSCSCGVITWQVHSESPIEIASAYIDVNSVIFGPSRCAYSAIDSTFEFLGPDSCWKHGVTYYGLIDVLTEESGCPRTGDTTFVFTSDLRPPVFSMLSPSPGEIIGDDTPIIIATVFDSTSGIENSLFKWVIEGDTVHWSETGLSWNGTTRRLSYTTSAIGLSLSGVVEVCAIAGDNAIGCGANMADTCWSFYVDNIGPQAELISPHNGFLSCDSFSAVFILSDTMNIDLGTIVLSIGSDTLFYPESMEFFAGTLYVFTDILTTDGDTILVRFERIEDLLGNNSAPLDFQIIIDKSPPYVWDKIPSDSAYVGLSAPQISFRLSDSLSGIDEDSIAIFVDGIEYSIYDGVWDGELLILDGSSLGWDFEHNDSITVCLRAVDLASVCGQNAMEECWFFRVNLLGPQCYIVGPPESSIVGCDSFAICFILDDPNGLNYSTLSFTVNEILYTIDSPEVSISFDTVSFVSSWSHSDVVTVRIVSAEDSLGNILDMPCEWSFQVDLLPPNFEYISPSNAGVVDTAQPVITAVITDPSGITNSSIEFCAAGDCWDFYDTPSPFSFIGDTLVFNPILIHHFFDEESVFVSIHACDSTVWCGPNCSDTSWFFWIDKFGPHANLIEPDRGVYSSCPDQGFMANLFDPSGMIMDSIELAVNDVPYRWPNSALFYNADTLAFAPSIDWNHLDTLVFELYSAYDSLGNPLQDTILTQVIIDLEPPELQIIQPFPGTNNALPQCTVKVVLRDDGCGVDFESAIFHAGGELIAFGEQLGISDDSLIFTPSSFHFDERETAFVEITVSDCAEYCGANELDTVWNFFVPDDDTILPFWVDYTPTVWIEDSVFILSCRAVDGSGIFTQTALSQFRPFIVWDDDGELAASCETLSLSLNSTFADTFVFETEDYLISHGEEIILRASCWDADFDFSVMEDPKRSDSPEWTVSVLEPANIELTFPIPGSITSCRDQVLHFSIFGESSLNYRSCEFEIAGEIYTLDSVELSIQGDSVFVFDPIGDFFTEGQVSVRLVSASDQLGNPLHTPIEWLIVVDDSPPVLTLIEPFEGEMLDSTDVDCEIDIYDLFTPINDNSIYLTLFLDNDSTIFTTEHSALGWNSESGQLTFLPHDANMFFQSADSVMIKVCAEDFPDFCEPHCGCIFFSFWIEPEIECSTTTDPFTPNLDGYNDEVGIMWPGFYRDPARIEIFDMRGKSVVNFIASAGKVEGAVWDGLDSNGRKCSSGVYIYIISVGSKRVCRGTITLAR